In one window of Tenacibaculum mesophilum DNA:
- a CDS encoding fumarate reductase/succinate dehydrogenase flavoprotein subunit — MATLDSKIPKGPLKDKWTTYKDKIDLVNPANKRLIDVIVVGTGLAGGSASATLAELGYNVKAFAYQDSPRRAHSIAAQGGINAAKNYQGDGDSFYRLFYDTVKGGDYRSREANVYRLAEVSANIIDQCVAQGVPFARDYGGQLDNRSFGGVLVSRTFYAKGQTGQQLLLGAYSAMNRQIARGKIEMFNRHEMLDLVIVDGKARGIIARNLVTGEIERHSAHAVVIASGGYGNVYFLSTNAMGSNATAAWKVHKKGAFFANPCYTQIHPTCIPRSGDYQSKLTLMSESLRNDGRIWVPKKMEDVLAIREGKLKPTQIAEEDRDYYLERRYPAFGNLVPRDVASRAAKERCDAGYGVNATGEAVYLDFKSAIERYGKEQCKLHGIKNPSQEKIIAEGEKIVEAKYGNLFQMYEKIVDDNPYKTPMMIYPATHYTMGGIWVDYNLMTTIDGCYAIGEANFSDHGANRLGASALMQGLADGYFVLPYTIGDYLSNDIRTGKISTETKEFEEAEKAVKDRINFFINNKGEHSVDYYHKKLGKIMWEKCGMARNEQGLKEAMAEIKELREDFWKNVKVPGEANEMNPELEKAGRVADFLELGELFAKDALNRTESCGGHFREESVELDGPQKGEAKRDDANFAYVAAWEYKGEPADAVLHKEELEFNDIELKQRSYK, encoded by the coding sequence ATGGCAACTTTAGATTCAAAAATTCCAAAAGGTCCATTAAAAGATAAATGGACAACTTATAAAGATAAAATTGACTTGGTAAACCCTGCTAACAAACGTTTAATTGACGTTATTGTAGTGGGTACTGGTTTAGCGGGTGGTTCTGCTTCTGCAACGTTAGCAGAATTAGGATATAACGTTAAAGCTTTTGCTTACCAAGATTCACCTCGTCGTGCACACTCTATTGCAGCACAAGGTGGTATTAACGCAGCAAAAAACTATCAAGGTGATGGTGATTCTTTTTACCGTTTATTTTATGATACAGTAAAAGGTGGAGATTACCGTTCTCGTGAAGCAAACGTTTATCGTTTAGCTGAGGTTTCTGCAAATATTATTGATCAATGTGTTGCTCAAGGAGTTCCTTTTGCACGTGATTATGGTGGACAATTAGATAACCGTTCGTTTGGTGGGGTATTAGTATCTCGTACTTTCTATGCGAAAGGACAAACTGGTCAGCAGTTATTATTAGGAGCATATTCTGCAATGAACCGTCAAATTGCTCGTGGTAAGATTGAAATGTTCAATCGCCATGAAATGTTAGATTTGGTAATTGTTGATGGAAAAGCTCGTGGTATTATTGCTCGTAACCTAGTTACTGGTGAAATTGAGCGTCACTCTGCACATGCAGTAGTAATTGCTTCTGGTGGATATGGAAATGTATATTTCTTATCAACTAACGCAATGGGATCTAACGCTACAGCTGCTTGGAAAGTTCACAAAAAAGGAGCTTTCTTTGCGAATCCTTGTTATACACAAATTCACCCAACTTGTATTCCTCGTTCGGGAGACTATCAGTCTAAATTAACCCTAATGTCTGAATCGTTACGTAACGATGGTCGTATTTGGGTTCCTAAGAAAATGGAAGATGTATTAGCTATTAGAGAAGGAAAATTAAAACCAACTCAAATTGCTGAAGAAGATAGAGATTACTACTTAGAAAGAAGATATCCTGCCTTTGGTAACTTAGTACCTCGAGATGTGGCTTCTCGTGCTGCAAAAGAGCGTTGTGATGCTGGTTATGGTGTAAATGCTACTGGTGAAGCTGTTTACTTAGATTTTAAATCAGCTATTGAGCGTTACGGTAAAGAGCAATGTAAATTACATGGAATTAAAAACCCTTCACAAGAGAAAATTATTGCTGAAGGTGAAAAAATAGTAGAAGCTAAGTACGGGAACTTATTCCAAATGTATGAAAAGATTGTAGATGACAATCCATACAAAACACCAATGATGATTTATCCTGCAACTCACTACACCATGGGTGGAATTTGGGTAGATTATAACTTAATGACTACAATTGATGGTTGTTATGCTATTGGTGAAGCAAACTTCTCTGATCACGGTGCTAACCGTTTAGGAGCTTCTGCATTAATGCAAGGTTTGGCTGACGGATACTTCGTGTTACCTTATACAATTGGTGATTATTTATCTAATGATATCCGTACAGGTAAAATTTCAACAGAAACTAAAGAATTTGAAGAAGCTGAAAAAGCGGTTAAAGATCGTATTAATTTCTTCATTAACAATAAAGGAGAGCATTCTGTAGATTACTACCACAAAAAATTAGGAAAAATTATGTGGGAAAAATGTGGAATGGCACGTAACGAACAAGGTTTAAAAGAAGCGATGGCTGAAATTAAAGAGTTACGTGAAGATTTCTGGAAAAACGTAAAAGTTCCTGGAGAGGCTAATGAAATGAACCCAGAATTAGAAAAAGCTGGAAGAGTAGCTGATTTCTTAGAGTTAGGAGAATTATTTGCTAAAGATGCCTTAAACAGAACTGAATCTTGTGGAGGACACTTTAGAGAAGAGTCTGTTGAATTAGACGGACCTCAAAAAGGAGAAGCAAAACGTGATGATGCAAACTTTGCTTATGTAGCTGCATGGGAGTATAAAGGAGAGCCAGCTGATGCTGTATTACACAAAGAAGAATTAGAGTTTAACGATATTGAATTAAAACAACGTTCATACAAATAA
- a CDS encoding ankyrin repeat domain-containing protein: MKKLILSALAITLSFGTITATSTPYETPVKTNLEYPNVSTFCKLIRAGNFEAVKAMVENGTDINRKSTGLTPLMFAARYNKADIVQLLIDNGAKLKTKSERGYTALEYAKMSKAHESYKVIAKALGK; the protein is encoded by the coding sequence ATGAAAAAATTAATTTTATCAGCTTTAGCAATTACTTTATCCTTCGGAACTATTACTGCTACTTCAACTCCATATGAAACACCTGTTAAAACTAACCTAGAATACCCTAATGTAAGTACTTTTTGTAAATTAATTAGAGCTGGAAACTTTGAGGCTGTAAAAGCTATGGTTGAAAACGGAACAGATATTAACAGAAAGTCTACAGGACTAACTCCTTTAATGTTTGCTGCTAGATATAACAAAGCAGATATTGTTCAATTATTAATTGATAACGGAGCAAAATTAAAAACAAAGTCTGAAAGAGGATATACTGCCTTAGAATATGCTAAAATGTCAAAAGCACATGAGTCTTATAAAGTTATTGCTAAAGCTTTAGGAAAGTAA
- a CDS encoding alpha-ketoglutarate-dependent dioxygenase AlkB — MSTSLNNVISYSPNFLTEKDATELFKQLISLSELTNMMEMRLSSDEVIKYNFGKLMFIDPDLMEKNVFQKSAWGNTMIWPKYMLPLKKQVEEHTRQEFKTCVCIYYPNGNSGIDYHSDKVAFGNTDIIPSLSLGEERMFYLRENKTMIENNILLEHGSLLVMKKDCQEYYEHSLPENPEYLNPRVNLTFRKYGF; from the coding sequence ATGTCAACCAGCCTTAATAATGTTATCAGTTACAGCCCTAATTTTTTAACTGAAAAAGATGCTACAGAGTTATTTAAACAATTAATAAGCCTGTCTGAACTTACAAATATGATGGAAATGAGACTTTCATCTGATGAGGTAATTAAATACAACTTTGGTAAATTAATGTTTATTGACCCTGATTTAATGGAGAAAAATGTTTTTCAAAAATCAGCTTGGGGAAACACTATGATATGGCCAAAATATATGCTTCCTTTAAAAAAGCAAGTTGAAGAACACACTAGACAAGAATTTAAAACTTGTGTATGTATTTATTATCCTAATGGAAATTCTGGCATTGATTATCATTCAGATAAAGTTGCTTTTGGAAATACTGATATTATTCCTTCCCTTAGTTTAGGTGAAGAACGTATGTTTTATCTTCGAGAAAATAAAACGATGATTGAAAACAATATACTTCTGGAGCATGGGAGTTTATTAGTTATGAAAAAAGATTGTCAAGAATACTACGAACACAGCCTACCCGAAAACCCTGAATATTTAAACCCAAGAGTAAATTTAACATTTAGAAAATACGGTTTTTGA
- a CDS encoding succinate dehydrogenase cytochrome b subunit gives MSGLLKSSIGRKFAMALSAFFLMFFLLQHFAINITSIFPDNGATFNKLSHFMGTNPLIQYVMQPILIFGVVFHFVMGFVLEIKNKSARKVSYAKNNGAANSTWMSRNMIYSGAAILAFIVLHFIDFWFPEINTKFIQGDWSGLHDGEFRYFHELQHKFLSPIRVGAYVIAFVFLALHLLHGFNSAFQSVGANNKYTKGLKTFGKLYAILIPLGFVIIALFHHFNH, from the coding sequence ATGAGCGGATTACTAAAATCTTCTATCGGAAGAAAGTTTGCCATGGCACTTTCGGCATTCTTCCTGATGTTTTTCTTATTACAACATTTTGCAATTAACATTACTTCGATTTTTCCAGATAACGGAGCTACATTTAACAAACTGTCGCACTTTATGGGAACAAACCCGTTAATTCAATATGTAATGCAACCAATTTTAATATTTGGTGTGGTATTTCACTTTGTAATGGGATTCGTCTTAGAAATTAAAAACAAAAGTGCTCGTAAGGTTAGCTATGCTAAAAATAATGGAGCTGCAAACTCTACTTGGATGAGTAGAAACATGATTTACAGTGGTGCTGCTATTTTAGCTTTTATTGTATTACACTTTATCGATTTTTGGTTTCCAGAAATCAACACCAAATTTATTCAAGGTGACTGGAGTGGTTTACACGATGGTGAGTTTAGATACTTCCACGAACTACAACACAAGTTTTTAAGCCCAATTAGAGTTGGTGCTTATGTAATTGCTTTTGTTTTCTTAGCATTACACTTATTACACGGATTTAATTCTGCTTTCCAATCTGTGGGAGCAAATAATAAATATACTAAAGGATTGAAAACTTTTGGTAAGCTTTACGCAATCTTAATTCCGTTAGGATTCGTAATTATTGCATTATTTCATCATTTCAATCACTAA
- a CDS encoding ATP-binding protein, which translates to MINKRLLIKNLLSHNDENSFYDKKQKLSFGSKEGKAKFIKHVCALSNSNPNNNSYIVIGIEDEENKIIGVDFYDDSKIQNLVNAYLNNPPKIEYENVPFPRLQRHKVIGLVTIYPTKLITSLAKNVWKYRKGTIFYRRGSNSMPAEEGFILKNNNKAIVEAIEKNASNNIQLTLDGVFDFINRHKPEYNPQYKVFNEQFVLCWAGKKKIINNEAFFTRVDIELVNEQVRLFFSSLDDVQISYNEQSFIITEYIVLGIDKSEKRYPLEKTIINFKDNGKHDIVTEFLFEAPQYHNDILQLIYDNNNSIVAKIMNDKPLSVIEHEDVYRLPTTYLICYLNGFEIAPLQLKKAKNYIKNLEDKTTYIKYKEAMRVIRKVKYH; encoded by the coding sequence GTGATTAACAAACGTCTTTTAATTAAAAACTTACTGTCTCATAACGACGAGAATAGTTTTTATGATAAAAAACAAAAATTATCCTTTGGTTCTAAAGAAGGAAAAGCTAAGTTTATAAAACACGTTTGTGCACTTTCTAATTCAAACCCTAACAACAACTCATATATTGTTATTGGTATTGAGGATGAAGAAAATAAAATTATAGGAGTTGATTTTTATGATGATAGCAAAATTCAAAATTTGGTAAATGCTTATCTGAATAATCCACCAAAAATAGAATATGAAAATGTTCCTTTTCCACGTTTGCAACGCCACAAAGTAATTGGATTAGTAACTATTTATCCTACCAAATTAATTACCTCTTTAGCCAAAAATGTCTGGAAATATCGTAAAGGAACTATTTTTTATCGTAGAGGTAGTAATTCTATGCCTGCTGAAGAAGGTTTTATTTTAAAGAATAACAACAAAGCTATTGTTGAAGCCATTGAAAAAAACGCAAGTAACAATATTCAACTTACCCTTGATGGCGTTTTCGACTTTATTAATAGGCACAAACCAGAATATAATCCGCAATACAAAGTATTTAACGAACAGTTTGTGCTTTGTTGGGCAGGAAAAAAGAAAATTATAAATAATGAAGCGTTTTTTACTCGTGTTGATATTGAGTTGGTAAACGAACAAGTACGTTTGTTTTTTTCTTCGTTAGATGATGTACAAATTAGTTACAACGAACAGTCTTTTATTATCACCGAATACATTGTTTTAGGGATTGATAAGAGTGAAAAACGCTATCCGTTAGAAAAAACCATTATTAACTTTAAAGATAACGGAAAGCATGATATTGTTACGGAATTTTTATTTGAAGCTCCTCAATACCATAACGATATTTTACAACTTATTTATGATAATAATAATAGTATTGTCGCTAAAATTATGAACGACAAACCTCTTTCTGTTATTGAACATGAAGATGTATATCGACTACCTACTACCTATCTAATCTGTTATTTAAATGGATTTGAAATTGCTCCTCTACAACTTAAAAAAGCAAAAAATTATATCAAAAACTTAGAAGATAAAACTACCTATATTAAATACAAAGAAGCTATGCGAGTAATACGAAAAGTAAAATATCATTAA
- a CDS encoding SDR family NAD(P)-dependent oxidoreductase, with protein sequence MQQTALITGATSGIGKATAQLFSKNNINLILCGRRVEKLQKLQQELSKFTKVHILQFDVRYNEEVQNAINSLPDEFKHIDILINNAGNAHGLNSIQNGNIDDWDAMIDGNVKGLLYVSKAIIPQMVERNNGFIVNIGSIAGKDVYPNGNVYCASKFAVNALNKGMRIDLNQHNIRVCAIHPGLVETEFSDVRFKGDSERAKTVYQGYKALQPEDIADIIHFVVTRPYHVNIEDLIVYPTAQASATIVNKNA encoded by the coding sequence ATGCAACAAACTGCTTTAATTACTGGAGCAACCTCAGGTATTGGTAAGGCAACCGCTCAACTTTTTTCTAAAAATAACATCAACTTAATTCTTTGTGGTAGACGTGTTGAAAAGCTACAAAAACTGCAACAAGAATTATCAAAATTTACCAAAGTACATATACTTCAGTTTGATGTTCGTTATAACGAAGAAGTACAAAATGCGATCAACAGTTTACCTGACGAATTTAAACATATTGATATTCTTATTAACAATGCTGGAAATGCTCATGGATTAAACAGCATTCAAAATGGAAATATTGACGATTGGGACGCTATGATTGACGGAAACGTTAAAGGCTTATTATACGTTTCAAAAGCTATTATTCCTCAAATGGTAGAACGAAACAATGGTTTCATTGTAAATATTGGCTCTATCGCAGGAAAAGATGTGTATCCTAACGGAAATGTGTATTGTGCGTCAAAGTTCGCTGTAAACGCTTTAAATAAAGGAATGCGTATTGATTTGAATCAACACAACATTCGCGTATGTGCCATTCACCCAGGATTGGTAGAAACTGAGTTTTCTGATGTTCGTTTTAAAGGAGATTCTGAAAGAGCTAAAACTGTATATCAAGGATACAAAGCACTACAACCTGAAGATATAGCAGACATTATTCACTTTGTAGTTACTCGTCCGTATCATGTAAATATTGAAGATTTAATTGTATACCCTACAGCGCAAGCTAGTGCAACTATTGTGAACAAAAACGCTTAA
- a CDS encoding succinate dehydrogenase/fumarate reductase iron-sulfur subunit: protein MNLTLKIWRQKNASDKGKMVEYKVTDISEHMSFLEMMDVLNEQLVNAGEEPVAFDHDCREGICGMCSMYINGEAHGPDRGVTTCQLHMRMFNDGDTITIEPFRAAAFPVIKDLVVDRGSFERIQQAGGYISVNTSGNTTDANAILVPKENADKAMDAATCIGCGACVATCKNSSAMLFVGAKVSQYALLPQGQVEATERVKNMVAQMDLEGFGNCTNTGACEIECPKGISLENIARMNSEFLKASFKG from the coding sequence ATGAATTTAACACTTAAAATTTGGCGTCAAAAAAACGCAAGTGATAAAGGAAAAATGGTCGAATATAAGGTGACCGATATTTCTGAGCATATGTCTTTCTTAGAAATGATGGACGTATTAAACGAACAATTAGTTAATGCTGGTGAAGAGCCTGTAGCATTCGACCACGACTGTCGTGAAGGAATCTGCGGAATGTGTTCAATGTATATTAACGGTGAAGCACACGGACCAGATCGTGGAGTAACTACATGTCAGTTGCACATGCGTATGTTTAACGATGGAGATACTATTACAATTGAACCATTTAGAGCTGCTGCTTTTCCAGTAATTAAAGATTTAGTGGTTGATAGAGGTTCTTTTGAAAGAATTCAACAAGCAGGCGGTTATATTTCAGTAAACACATCAGGAAACACCACAGATGCCAATGCTATCTTGGTTCCTAAAGAAAATGCTGATAAAGCAATGGATGCTGCCACATGTATTGGTTGTGGTGCTTGTGTTGCTACTTGTAAAAACTCATCTGCCATGTTATTTGTTGGAGCAAAAGTATCTCAATATGCTTTATTACCTCAAGGACAGGTTGAAGCGACTGAGCGTGTTAAAAACATGGTTGCTCAAATGGATTTAGAAGGTTTTGGTAACTGTACTAATACTGGAGCTTGTGAAATTGAATGCCCGAAAGGAATTTCTTTAGAAAACATTGCTCGTATGAACTCAGAGTTCTTAAAAGCTAGCTTTAAAGGATAA
- a CDS encoding alpha/beta fold hydrolase, whose product MQKVYVISGTMCTVDLWQYVFPKLKNILPVHIDITPANSFEEINQMILNHVEEPATIIGFSLGGFSAMNFSAHYPEKVKKLVVVAANTDGLSDSEIQLRKSTIDFLEKHTYKGISQARIQQFLHPDNHRNSEIISVIKKMDADLGKDVLLRQLKATSTRLNISQEVLNLNIPIFFIAAENDALINPKKLKEFANKTERGTYVMIKNCGHMVPLEKPEELASIMNLTINE is encoded by the coding sequence ATGCAAAAAGTATATGTAATTTCAGGTACCATGTGTACGGTAGATTTATGGCAATATGTTTTTCCTAAACTAAAAAACATATTGCCAGTCCATATTGATATTACTCCTGCTAATTCTTTTGAGGAAATTAATCAAATGATACTGAATCACGTTGAAGAACCAGCCACTATCATTGGGTTTTCTTTAGGTGGGTTTTCCGCTATGAACTTTAGTGCTCATTATCCTGAAAAAGTAAAAAAGTTAGTTGTAGTTGCTGCCAATACTGATGGATTGAGTGATTCAGAAATTCAACTAAGAAAAAGCACTATTGACTTTTTAGAAAAACACACCTACAAAGGAATCTCTCAAGCAAGAATTCAACAGTTTTTACACCCAGATAATCACCGTAATTCCGAAATTATTTCTGTTATTAAAAAAATGGATGCCGATTTAGGAAAAGACGTACTACTTCGTCAGTTAAAAGCAACTTCAACTAGATTAAATATTTCACAAGAAGTTTTAAATTTAAACATCCCTATCTTTTTTATTGCTGCCGAAAATGATGCGCTTATCAACCCAAAAAAACTAAAAGAGTTTGCCAATAAAACTGAAAGAGGAACATACGTAATGATTAAAAATTGTGGTCATATGGTTCCTCTTGAAAAACCTGAAGAACTGGCATCAATAATGAACCTAACCATCAACGAATAA